A stretch of the Methylocystis iwaonis genome encodes the following:
- a CDS encoding GNAT family N-acetyltransferase, with the protein MLLREFRAGDARERFELGNDPAIMRMFGVDPTDIPALTEAGVRRWVDDLAKHPHAWAIEHEGSWLGEIRLDKMNKQDRRAQLAIGLYDPHKLGRGLGRQAILILLRYAFDALALHRISVRVVSYNARAIACYRACGFVEEGREREAARVGDEWRDDVIMGLLAHEFDSSKSLSKFSGSVANFA; encoded by the coding sequence ATGCTATTGCGAGAATTTCGTGCAGGTGATGCGCGGGAGCGTTTCGAGCTCGGAAACGACCCCGCAATCATGCGAATGTTTGGAGTGGACCCGACTGACATCCCGGCGCTGACAGAGGCCGGCGTCCGCCGCTGGGTCGATGATTTGGCAAAGCATCCCCACGCCTGGGCGATCGAACACGAAGGGAGCTGGCTCGGCGAAATCAGGCTCGACAAAATGAACAAGCAGGATCGTCGCGCGCAATTGGCGATCGGGCTCTATGACCCACACAAGCTTGGGCGCGGTCTCGGCAGACAGGCAATACTTATCCTCCTTCGCTACGCCTTTGACGCGCTCGCCTTGCATCGCATCAGCGTGCGCGTCGTTTCCTACAACGCGCGAGCTATCGCCTGTTACCGCGCATGCGGCTTTGTAGAGGAAGGACGGGAACGCGAAGCGGCGCGCGTCGGCGACGAATGGCGCGATGATGTGATCATGGGACTTCTCGCGCACGAGTTCGATAGTTCGAAATCATTAAGCAAGTTCTCGGGGTCTGTCGCAAATTTTGCGTGA
- a CDS encoding ABC transporter permease, with translation MRIFSLVALLAAWQYASLSKAHFSFLTFAFTPAPTQVFDSLLELSHSGRLLSHVEASLARVLAGYALASLFGIALGGLVARRPFFEDALLTPLELLRPIPAVAWIPLAILMFPSSEASMVFITFMGALFPILLNTIHGVRDIDARLIASARSLGAGGVTVVVEVVLPGALPSIFTGLAIGMGTSWFCLVTAEMISGQFGVGYFTWESYTLQNYPDIVAGMAIIGVLGFLSSAIVRRIGCALTPWREESQ, from the coding sequence GTGAGAATTTTTTCTCTCGTGGCGCTTCTCGCGGCCTGGCAATATGCCTCCCTGTCGAAGGCGCACTTCTCCTTCCTCACCTTCGCCTTCACGCCCGCTCCGACGCAGGTGTTCGACTCGCTCCTCGAGCTTTCGCATTCGGGAAGGCTGCTGTCGCATGTCGAGGCCAGCCTCGCGCGCGTTCTCGCAGGCTATGCTCTCGCCTCTTTATTTGGAATCGCTCTCGGCGGCCTCGTTGCGCGCAGGCCCTTTTTTGAGGACGCGCTGCTGACGCCTCTCGAACTCCTGCGGCCGATTCCCGCGGTCGCCTGGATACCTCTTGCGATCCTGATGTTCCCGTCGTCCGAAGCGTCGATGGTTTTCATCACCTTCATGGGCGCGCTGTTCCCAATCTTGCTCAACACGATTCATGGCGTGCGGGACATTGACGCCCGGCTCATCGCATCCGCGCGCTCACTGGGCGCCGGCGGCGTCACTGTCGTCGTCGAAGTGGTGCTGCCAGGCGCCTTGCCGAGCATATTCACCGGCCTCGCGATCGGCATGGGAACGAGTTGGTTCTGCCTCGTGACCGCAGAGATGATTTCGGGCCAGTTCGGCGTCGGCTATTTCACCTGGGAATCCTACACCCTCCAGAATTACCCAGATATCGTCGCGGGCATGGCGATCATCGGCGTTCTCGGTTTCCTGAGCAGCGCCATCGTCAGACGGATCGGCTGCGCGCTCACACCATGGCGGGAAGAAAGCCAGTGA
- a CDS encoding ABC transporter substrate-binding protein, with product MRLLRICGILSWILATPMGAAAETIRIAIGTQDTTINCAAGGLLIRELDLLRRHLPHDGKYKDATYDIQWKNFSSGAPITNEMVAGKLDVGVMADFPGALNGVAFKKAGKSSRFITVLSGSIRGSGNGVVVPIASPAQSLAELKGKTISVPFASTAHGMLLRAVADLGWDPGRDVKIIAQAPEVAGSALQSGQIDAHADFVPFAELFPARGFARKIFDGAQAGVPTFHGALVDSDYAEKYPELVVAYLRAVIDANRLLAGEPEKYSELIAKATGIDAPVVYLFHGPLGLQTRDLTWKKEYRQDLATSIETLKLLKRADTGLDLETFIDDRFLRAAFKASGLDYDTELAHYASTTSELMTEVSLSAELWLEGESKVHRYASPDAAFAALTQFETQGKKIRAAYAQDRSNGIKIFANRAWYVAASSGRLDAFFSKADAESFAAKSGGKVQDFDAILQSKPSPTRRPG from the coding sequence ATGCGACTGCTTCGAATCTGCGGCATTCTTTCATGGATCCTTGCGACGCCGATGGGCGCGGCTGCGGAAACAATTCGCATCGCGATCGGAACGCAGGATACGACGATCAATTGCGCCGCGGGCGGACTACTGATTCGCGAACTCGATCTTCTGCGGCGCCATCTCCCGCATGACGGCAAGTATAAGGACGCGACATACGACATTCAGTGGAAGAATTTCTCGAGCGGCGCGCCGATCACGAATGAAATGGTCGCGGGCAAGCTCGATGTCGGCGTGATGGCCGACTTCCCCGGCGCGCTGAACGGCGTCGCCTTCAAGAAGGCCGGCAAAAGCAGCCGGTTCATCACGGTGCTGTCCGGCAGCATCCGCGGAAGCGGCAATGGCGTCGTCGTGCCGATCGCTTCGCCGGCGCAATCGCTCGCTGAGTTGAAGGGCAAGACGATCTCCGTGCCCTTTGCTTCGACAGCGCATGGCATGCTGCTGCGCGCTGTCGCTGATCTCGGCTGGGATCCGGGGCGCGACGTGAAGATCATCGCGCAGGCTCCCGAGGTCGCAGGTTCGGCGCTGCAAAGCGGGCAGATCGACGCGCACGCCGACTTCGTGCCTTTCGCGGAACTTTTTCCTGCGCGCGGCTTTGCCCGCAAGATCTTCGATGGCGCCCAGGCGGGCGTTCCGACTTTCCACGGCGCTCTCGTGGACTCTGATTACGCCGAGAAATATCCAGAGCTTGTCGTCGCCTATCTCCGCGCCGTCATCGACGCGAACAGGCTGTTGGCCGGCGAGCCGGAAAAATACAGCGAGTTGATCGCCAAGGCCACCGGCATCGACGCCCCTGTCGTCTATCTCTTTCATGGCCCACTCGGACTTCAGACACGCGACCTGACGTGGAAGAAGGAGTATCGACAGGATCTCGCGACCTCGATCGAAACGCTCAAGCTGTTGAAGCGCGCCGACACCGGCCTCGATCTCGAAACATTCATCGACGATAGATTTCTCCGCGCCGCTTTCAAGGCGTCTGGACTCGACTACGACACTGAGCTTGCGCACTACGCCTCGACGACGAGTGAGCTGATGACCGAAGTGAGCCTTTCCGCAGAGCTCTGGTTGGAGGGCGAGTCCAAAGTCCACCGCTATGCATCGCCGGACGCGGCGTTCGCCGCTCTGACCCAGTTCGAAACGCAAGGCAAGAAAATCCGCGCCGCCTATGCGCAGGACCGCAGCAACGGCATCAAGATATTTGCCAACCGCGCCTGGTATGTCGCCGCGTCATCAGGGCGGCTCGATGCGTTTTTCTCGAAAGCCGACGCGGAATCCTTCGCCGCGAAGTCGGGCGGAAAGGTGCAGGACTTCGACGCGATCCTTCAAAGTAAACCGAGCCCAACTCGGAGGCCAGGATGA
- a CDS encoding ABC transporter ATP-binding protein, with amino-acid sequence MISSSPSAVRAGHVELRNLTVAYRGAAALRDFGIAAEPGQFICFLGPSGCGKSTALNAIAGFLPPTSGEVLVDGAPIRGPGADRGVVFQHYSLFPWKTAVANIAFGLRMRGIGSAEARRAAYEWIDRVGLSGFADRYPHTLSGGMQQRVAIARALINRPSVLLMDEPFGALDAQARALMQELLLDLWRDVGATIFFVTHDVDEAIYLADRVIVFSAAPGRVILDLPIDLPSPRPPDISASGPFNAAKLQCLELIRREGRRIFDLSESAA; translated from the coding sequence GTCGCTTATCGTGGCGCGGCGGCGTTGCGAGATTTCGGGATCGCGGCGGAGCCGGGGCAATTCATCTGCTTTCTCGGCCCTTCGGGCTGTGGCAAATCCACCGCCTTGAATGCCATCGCCGGCTTTCTTCCCCCAACCTCCGGTGAGGTTCTTGTCGATGGCGCGCCGATCCGCGGGCCGGGCGCCGACCGTGGCGTCGTCTTCCAGCACTATTCGCTGTTTCCATGGAAGACGGCCGTGGCGAACATCGCCTTTGGTCTGCGCATGCGAGGGATCGGAAGCGCCGAAGCGCGACGGGCGGCGTACGAGTGGATCGATCGCGTCGGGCTATCCGGTTTCGCCGACCGCTATCCCCACACGCTCTCGGGCGGCATGCAGCAACGCGTCGCGATCGCGCGTGCATTGATCAACCGGCCCTCGGTCTTGTTGATGGACGAGCCATTCGGCGCGCTCGACGCGCAGGCGCGCGCGCTCATGCAGGAGTTGCTGCTCGATCTCTGGCGAGACGTCGGCGCCACTATATTCTTTGTCACCCATGATGTGGACGAAGCGATCTATCTGGCGGACAGAGTGATTGTCTTCAGCGCCGCGCCGGGGCGCGTCATACTCGATTTGCCCATCGACTTGCCGAGTCCCCGCCCCCCGGACATCTCCGCGAGCGGCCCCTTCAATGCGGCGAAGTTGCAGTGCCTCGAGCTGATTCGTCGCGAGGGTCGTCGGATCTTCGACCTGTCGGAGTCCGCTGCGTGA